DNA sequence from the Verrucomicrobiota bacterium genome:
GAACTGAATTTCAAAACTCCTGCCGCCCTTTCAGGGCTTGGAAATTTTTTGGACGGTTAACCCAGGGCGTCGCTCGCAGACTCGCTTTGCCCTGGGCTATTATCTTTCGGTCTTTTAGCCCTTTCCCACCGGCCAACGCAACGCGGTTGCGGACCATTCATCCCTGCCCGCCTCGCCGTGCAGCCGCACCCGGGTCCACGTAGATCCGTCGCAGGTTCAAGCGAGCGAGAAGACGCGAGCGAAGACTGTCGATCGCGACGGCCACAAAGATGATGGCGCTGGTCACCAGGGGGTAGCTGTAAGGATTGGCGTTGAGGATCACCAGGCCGTTCTCGACGGTCTGAATCAGCACCGCCCCGAGCACCGCCCCCGGCAGGACGCTGCCGCGTCCGCCAAACAAACTCACGCCGCCGAGCACCGCCGCGGCGATCGCGTTGAACTCCTTTTGCTGGCCGAAGCTCGGCGAGACCGCGCCCGTTTGCGTGAGAGACACAAGGCCGCTCACGGCCGCGCAAAAGCCGGCGATCACATACACGGCAAACAGCACGCCCGTCACGTTGAGGCCGGCCTTGCGCGCGGCTTCCGCGTCCTGGCCCACGGCGTAAACCTGTCGGCCGAACGGCGTGCGCGTGAGCACCAGGTGCGCCGCCAGGCAGATCACCGCGAAGACGATCACCGGCAACGGCAGGCCCCAGAGCTTCGCCGCACCCAGTTGCGTGACGGCCTCGGGCATGTTCATGGCGCGCGTGTTGGTCAGCCACAGCCCGAAGCCGCGTCCGACGAAGAGCATGGCCAGCGTGACGATGAACGCGACGATCCGCAGCCGGATGATGAACACGGCGTTGATGGCGCCTGCCACCACACCCACTCCCATCGCGGCGAGGAAGGCGACCCAGAGCGGGGAACCTTGGAAGATCATTTTCCCGGCCACGGCCACCGCGACGAACATCACGCTGCCCACGCTCAGATCCACCCCCGCCGTCAGGAGAACGAACGTCATGCCGGTGGCGACGATGGCCATGGCGCTCGATTGCAGCAGGATGTTGGACAGGTTTTGCAGCTCGATAAACTTGGGTGAGAGGGAGCCGAACACGGCGAACACGACCGCGAAGAGCACGAGCGGCGCGTTGTTCAGGAGCCCGAGCACAGGCTTCATTGCGCGGCCTCCGGGCTTGCGACCGTCGAGGTCAGATGTCCTTCATGCAGGGCGGCCTTCAAAATCCGTTCGCGATCGAACTGGTGGAGATGGATTTCATCGCGGATCCGGCCGCGGTTCATCACCAGAATGCGGTCGCACATGCCGATCAATTCCTCGATCTCGGAGGAGATCATGAGCACGCCGGCGCCCCGTCCGACGAGTTGGTTGATAAGCGAATACACTTCGTGCTTCGCGCCCACGTCGATGCCGCGGGTGGGTTCGTCGAGGATGAACACGCGCGGTTCGTTAAGGAGCCATTTGGCGAGAACGACCTTTTGTTGGTTGCCGCCGCTCAAGGTTTTTGCCGGCTGCAGGTCGCGGGCGGACGCGCTCAAGGTGACGGC
Encoded proteins:
- a CDS encoding ABC transporter permease; translated protein: MKPVLGLLNNAPLVLFAVVFAVFGSLSPKFIELQNLSNILLQSSAMAIVATGMTFVLLTAGVDLSVGSVMFVAVAVAGKMIFQGSPLWVAFLAAMGVGVVAGAINAVFIIRLRIVAFIVTLAMLFVGRGFGLWLTNTRAMNMPEAVTQLGAAKLWGLPLPVIVFAVICLAAHLVLTRTPFGRQVYAVGQDAEAARKAGLNVTGVLFAVYVIAGFCAAVSGLVSLTQTGAVSPSFGQQKEFNAIAAAVLGGVSLFGGRGSVLPGAVLGAVLIQTVENGLVILNANPYSYPLVTSAIIFVAVAIDSLRSRLLARLNLRRIYVDPGAAARRGGQG